ACCGGATTATAATATGAATATTTAATAAGGAAGCTATATATACCGTACATCTTGGAACTATATGCCCAATACGCACGGTATATATAGCTTGAAAATAGCTGATAAACAGCGTTATTCTACCAGGCTTTTCGCTCTTTCCAATGCTACGTTGATATTCGGGCAGATATTCTCTTTTCCCAGCAACTCGTAGAATCCGGCTTTTTCCAGTACATTATGCACGTTCTCGTTGACTCCCGAAAGAATAATGGTAGTCTTTTCCTTCTGTGACATTTCGCAGAGAGCAGTCAAGTTATGAATACCTGTGGAGTCGATAAACGGAACCTTGCGCATACGGATGATACGTACTTTCGGGCGCTCTCCCAGCTGTGTCATTGTCTCTTCAAACTTGGTAGCGATACCGAAGAAATAAGGACCGTTGATTTCGTATACCTCTATGCCTTTGGGAATCATCAGGTTTTCTTCGTGTACGGTAATATCCGATTCTTTGTTCGGGTCAATTTCATCGGTAATTACTGAGATCTCGGTAGTTTCCATGACACGCTTCATAAAGAGAACGCAGGCAATCACCAATCCTACTTCGATAGCGACAGTCAGGTCGAAGATAACGGTCAGGAAGAACGTGATAAGCAGTACGGTAACGTCCGATTTCGGATTCTTCAGTAAAGCTCTGAATACACGCCATCCGCTCATGTTGTAAGATACGATGACCAGTACTCCGGCAAGGCATGCCATCGGGATATATTGTGCGAGTGGCATCAGGAAGAGCAGAATCAACAGCAATACTACTGCATGGATGATTCCGGCTATCGGCGTCTTACCCCCGTTGTTGATATTCGTCATGGTACGGGCGATGGCTCCGGTGGCAGGAATACCTCCGAACAGAGGAGCTATGATATTGGCAGCTCCCTGTGCAATCAGTTCTGTGTTGGAGTCGTGGCGGTCGCCTATCACACCGTCGGCTACCGCGGCAGATAGCAGCGATTCGATAGCTCCCAATACGGCAATGGTGATAGCCACTGGAAACAATTCCCTGATAGCTTCCCAATCCAATGCAGGCACAACAGCGTCGGGCAATTCCGATTTAATGGTGAAGCGGTCGCCGATTGTTTGGATACAGTCGATTCCTCCGAAGGTTTTCATCAGGTAAACGGTCACCGTGACTACGATGATGGCAACCAGCGAGCCGGGAATTTTCTTTGAGAACTTCGGAGTGATGGCGATAATAATAATACTGACAATACTAACGAGGGTATTCCACCAGTTGATCGTGTCGAAGTGTCGGAAATAAATCATCCACTTTCCGACGAAGTCTCCCGGCACTTTCTCGTCTCCGAAAGATAAACCGAAAATATCGGCAATCTGGGTCGTGAAAATAGTGACGGCGATACCGCTGGTAAATCCGACGATGATAGGGTAAGGAATGAATTTGATGACCGCTCCCAGCTTGAACACTCCTAATAATACAAGGAGTACGCCCGCCATCAGCGTGGCT
The Bacteroides caecimuris DNA segment above includes these coding regions:
- a CDS encoding SulP family inorganic anion transporter; amino-acid sequence: MKLFEFKPKLVSCLKNYSKETFMADLMAGIIVGIVALPLAIAFGIASGVSPEKGIITAIIAGFIISLLGGSKVQIGGPTGAFIVIIYGIIQQYGEAGLIVATLMAGVLLVLLGVFKLGAVIKFIPYPIIVGFTSGIAVTIFTTQIADIFGLSFGDEKVPGDFVGKWMIYFRHFDTINWWNTLVSIVSIIIIAITPKFSKKIPGSLVAIIVVTVTVYLMKTFGGIDCIQTIGDRFTIKSELPDAVVPALDWEAIRELFPVAITIAVLGAIESLLSAAVADGVIGDRHDSNTELIAQGAANIIAPLFGGIPATGAIARTMTNINNGGKTPIAGIIHAVVLLLILLFLMPLAQYIPMACLAGVLVIVSYNMSGWRVFRALLKNPKSDVTVLLITFFLTVIFDLTVAIEVGLVIACVLFMKRVMETTEISVITDEIDPNKESDITVHEENLMIPKGIEVYEINGPYFFGIATKFEETMTQLGERPKVRIIRMRKVPFIDSTGIHNLTALCEMSQKEKTTIILSGVNENVHNVLEKAGFYELLGKENICPNINVALERAKSLVE